From one Neovison vison isolate M4711 chromosome 1, ASM_NN_V1, whole genome shotgun sequence genomic stretch:
- the AKAP12 gene encoding A-kinase anchor protein 12 isoform X1, whose product MGAGSSTEQRSPEQPEAGSATPAEPEPSGGGLEAEAAPSAPGDPAVAAADPATKLLQKNGQLSSANGLAEEEEFSPQEGALNGQEEEAIVTDVGQRESEDVNERASDKVMAAGSVVAQDLAKDGQEEMPEIIDQIPSSESNLEELIQPTDSQANDVGFKKVFKFVGFKFTVKKDKTEKSDTVQLLTVKKEEGEGSGAADGAGDHQEPSQETGQAAAKDSELKQSTEKPEETLKHEPSNTEISLQAESGQAAEEGKEDGEDKQKEPTKSPESPASPVASETASPFKKFFTQGWAGWRKKTSFRKPKEEELEASEKKKDQEPEKGDMQEPEKIEDPSEKVAASEQERPQEISESVDAARLSAEFEQVELPSEDQVQGPPEERPAPLATEVFDDKVEIVAEVHVRMPEKKTEEEKAEGEAVEPLPSEKGVDSQAELEKAEPPEEPGKMKAMCTPGGDHPQPADLSPEEKAPSAHPEGVASEADMLSSQERMKVQGSPLKKLFTSTGLKKLSGKKQKGKRGGGGDEESGEHHQVAAESPDSADEQKGESSASSPEEPEEIACLEKGLADTQQEGEAEEGTTSDGEKKREGVTPWASFKKMVTPKKRVRRLSESDKEDELEKVKSATLSSTESAASEMQEEAKGSGEEQKPEEPKRRVDTSVSWEALICVGSSKKRARKASSSDDEGEPKTMGGDGQKPDDAGKDKETGPDAALASSQEQDQGPGSPSPEQAGSPTEGEGVSTWESFKRLVTPRKKSKSKLEEKSEDAVPGSVAEHSTSDAEPGKEESWVSIKKFIPGRRKKRSDGKAEHATAEDVGPPEVNEDDSDVPAVVPLSEYDAVEREKIEAQQAQKSEEKPEQLVAVAVSEELSTNLVHGMKVTVLDGARAVSSVEERSPSWISASVTETLEETEEEAKPLTGEVLEGEVLAEETSVVTKTLPEGQDATDDTVVSEAELTSEAVTAAEGAEAFCAEEAAEASGAEETTDMVSAVSQLTDSPETTEEATPVQEVEGGVPDLEDQERRTQEVLRAVAEKVREGSPLPDSRGPEDMIQTTGDVEAKILEKLDGAEEDAPGLDLKKESDAVLEVKAQEAKAETLTQAEVVVQATPEGFEKVPAVTDSVDSSEPRSTCQAETLVGVKSELILEQAVAPDSAETLTDSETNGSTPVADLEALPGTQQEQILEMREDSQVPEAEAVSVPEQLPPTPASFPSQEEIKGHSETEEVLEHIDKEVPVETVPILSKMDAIEEEGQFTGGESREKALLEGPVTGADLKTTESQETSEVVLEDEAPKESEFQKDDDIEVHSPTPSPAPVQGEEIVQEEEVEPAQATQEELEQKPAVTTSEELHKHLEQTDGVAVLHGEEEVTAWEGSPRPVQEEAVRTEVQVQTPEASLTPAAAAVEEKVLEETAKIVETTETRESADTQLVPEEESSEKDKDLTAQPGDIEAPTGTEAQLESAPMTTAAAPEGGISADLEGEKSPPRRPSPEEEGAPSAGPEVQGSETRKGDGKAETEISKLETESSKLVQNVIQTVVDQLVSSEETAADFQTQAPPMIADAPEGRAHPETEEGEPQATARDGTQAVVANGEATLTAGEQAHSDVCEAVSEASVEVASVEVEPSSINDQQLEEAVLLSEEKKEATGIESVAEDGDRAGLEERLEGSLSEPQEDEKGHVVERENQHSALEGVAAPGGLSKESPDTDGPTLKEKEGGQEVEFPEGKIHSELEEEIKTETQDDTQKQEGEPTKSEPTGS is encoded by the coding sequence TTGGACAGAGAGAGTCTGAAGATGTGAATGAAAGAGCCTCAGATAAGGTGATGGCTGCTGGCTCCGTGGTCGCTCAAGACCTAGCAAAGGATGGGCAGGAGGAAATGCCTGAAATCATCGACCAGATTCCGTCTTCAGAAAGCAATTTAGAAGAGCTGATACAACCTACTGATTCCCAGGCTAATGATGTTGGATTTAAGAAGGTGTTTAAGTTTGTTGGCTTTAAATTCACTGTCAAAAAGGATAAGACCGAGAAGTCAGACACTGTGCAGCTACTCACTGTCaaaaaagaggaaggggaaggatcAGGAGCAGCAGACGGGGCTGGTGACCACCAGGAACCCAGCCAGGAGACCGGACAGGCAGCAGCCAAAGACAGTGAATTAAAACAATCCACAGAGAAACCCGAAGAAACCCTTAAGCATGAGCCAAGCAACACAGAGATTTCTCTCCAGGCTGAGTCTGGTCAAGCAGCAGAGGAAGGCAAAGAGGACggggaagataaacaaaaagaaccCACCAAATCTCCAGAGTCTCCAGCTAGTCCGGTGGCCAGCGAAACAGCATCACCCTTCAAAAAGTTCTTCACACAAGGCTGGGCTGGCTGGAGGAAAAAGACCAGTTTCAGGAAGCcgaaggaggaggagctggaagcttcagagaagaaaaaggaccAAGAGCCTGAAAAAGGAGACATGCAGGAACCGGAAAAGATAGAAGATCCCTCGGAGAAAGTGGCAGCTTCCGAGCAAGAGCGCCCCCAGGAGATCTCCGAGAGCGTTGACGCTGCCAGACTGTCCGCAGAATTTGAACAAGTCGAGCTGCCCTCTGAAGATCAAGTGCAGGGACCCCCCGAAGAAAGACCCGCCCCTTTAGCCACAGAAGTATTTGATGATAAGGTAGAGATTGTGGCCGAAGTCCACGTTAGGAtgccagagaagaagacagaagaggagaaggctgagggagaagcagtggaGCCCTTGCCGTCTGAGAAAGGGGTAGACTCCCAGGCTGAGCTCGAGAAAGCCGAGCCTCCTGAGGAGCCGGGGAAGATGAAAGCAATGTGTACCCCCGGAGGGGACCACCCCCAGCCGGCCGACCTGAGCCCCGAGGAGAAAGCGCCCTCTGCACACCCGGAGGGCGTCGCGAGTGAGGCAGACATGCTGTCCTCCCAAGAGAGAATGAAAGTGCAAGGAAGCCCTTTAAAGAAACTTTTTACCAGCACTGGCTTAAAAAAGCTTtctggaaagaaacagaaagggaagagaggaggagggggggatGAAGAGTCGGGGGAGCACCACCAGGTCGCAGCGGAGTCTCCGGACAGTGCAGATGAACAGAAGGGCGAGAGCTCTGCCTCGTCCCCGGAGGAACCGGAGGAGATCGCGTGTCTAGAGAAAGGCCTGGCGGACACCCAGCAGGAGGGGGAGGCTGAGGAAGGGACTACCTCCGacggggagaagaagagagaaggtgtTACTCCCTGGGCATCTTTCAAAAAGATGGTGACGCCCAAGAAACGTGTTAGAAGGCTTTCTGAAAGTGACAAAGAAGACGAGTTGGAGAAAGTCAAGAGCGCCACCTTGTCTTCTACGGAGAGCGCGGCCTCCGAGATGCAGGAGGAAGCCAAGGGAAGTGGAGAAGAGCAGAAGCCGGAAGAACCCAAGCGCCGGGTTGATACCTCAGTATCGTGGGAAGCTTTGATTTGTGTGGGATCATCcaagaagagagcaagaaaagcaTCATCTTCCGATGATGAAGGGGAACCGAAAACGATGGGAGGAGATGGCCAGAAACCAGATGATgcaggaaaagacaaagaaaccgGACCGGACGCTGCGCTTGCCAGTTCTCAGGAACAGGATCAAGGGCCGGGCAGCCCCTCACCTGAGCAAGCTGGCAGCCCCACCGAAGGAGAGGGGGTTTCCACCTGGGAGTCCTTTAAAAGGTTAGTCACTCCAAGGAAAAAATCGAAGTCGAAACTGGAAGAGAAAAGCGAAGATGCTGTACCTGGGTCTGTTGCAGAACATTCCACGTCAGATGCTGAGCCTGGGAAAGAAGAGTCTTGGGTTTCCATTAAGAAATTTATTCCTGGACGAAGGAAGAAAAGGTCAGACGGGAAAGCAGAACACGCCACGGCTGAGGATGTGGGGCCGCCAGAGGTCAACGAAGATGACTCCGATGTCCCGGCCGTGGTACCTCTGTCTGAGTATGATGCggtggaaagggagaaaatcgAAGCTCAGCAAGCCCAAAAAAGCGAGGAGAAGCCCGAGCAGCTGGTAGCTGTTGCTGTGTCGGAAGAGCTCAGTACGAATCTGGTTCATGGCATGAAGGTGACTGTCCTCGACGGGGCAAGGGCTGTTAGCAGTGTCGAAGAGAGGTCGCCGTCTTGGATATCCGCTTCGGTGACAGAAACTCttgaagaaacagaagaggaagccaAACCCCTAACTGGGGAGGTACTTGAAGGAGAGGTCCTTGCAGAAGAAACCTCCGTTGTTACCAAAACTCTGCCAGAGGGCCAAGATGCCACTGATGACACGGTTGTGAGCGAGGCGGAATTAACTTCAGAGGCCGTGACAGCTGCAGAAGGGGCGGAGGCATTTTGTGCTGAAGAAGCCGCAGAAGCATCGGGGGCTGAAGAGACCACTGACATGGTCTCAGCTGTTTCTCAGCTCACCGACTCTCCAGAAACCACAGAGGAAGCAACACCCGTTCAGGAGGTGGAAGGCGGTGTGCCAGATCTGGAAGACCAAGAGAGGCGGACTCAAGAGGTCCTGCGGGCAGTTGCGGAGAAAGTTCGAGAAGGCTCACCGCTGCCTGATAGCCGGGGGCCAGAAGACATGATTCAGACAACAGGGGACGTAGAAGCCAAAATACTGGAGAAGCTGGATGGAGCCGAAGAGGATGCTCCAGGGCTAGACCTGAAGAAAGAGTCAGATGCAGTGTTGGAAGTGAAGGCACAGGAAGCTAAAGCTGAGACTTTGACACAAGCCGAAGTAGTCGTGCAGGCCACCCCAGAAGGCTTTGAGAAAGTTCCTGCAGTCACAGACAGTGTGGACTCCAGTGAGCCTAGAAGCACTTGTCAAGCTGAAACCTTGGTTGGGGTAAAATCAGAGTTGATTCTGGAACAGGCTGTTGCTCCTGACTCCGCTGAAACCCTTACAGACAGCGAGACCAACGGAAGCACCCCAGTAGCAGATCTCGAAGCTCTCCCTGGAACACAGCAGGAGCAGATCCTGGAGATGCGCGAAGATTCTCAGGTCccagaagcagaagcagtttCTGTTCCCGAACAGCTGCCTCCAACACCTGCTAGTTTTCCATCCCAGGAAGAAATTAAAGGACATTCAGAAACAGAAGAGGTTCTAGAACATATAGACAAAGAGGTACCGGTGGAAACCGTACCCATTCTTTCAAAGATGGATGCGATTGAAGAGGAAGGTCAATTTACcggtggggagagcagagagaaagcGCTTCTCGAAGGCCCTGTCACAGGTGCAGACCTCAAGACCACTGAGAGTCAGGAAACAAGTGAAGTTGTCCTTGAAGATGAAGCTCCTAAAGAATCTGAATTTCAAAAGGATGACGACATCGAAGTCCACAGCCCTACACCATCTCCAGCCCCAGTGCAGGGAGAAGAAATTGttcaagaagaagaagtagaGCCAGCTCAAGCCACCCAAGAGGAACTCGAGCAAAAACCAGCTGTGACCACATCTGAGGAGCTTCATAAGCACCTGGAGCAGACAGACGGCGTGGCCGTCCTCCACGGGGAAGAGGAGGTTACCGCTTGGGAAGGTTCTCCCCGGCCAGTGCAGGAGGAAGCGGTACGCACAGAAGTTCAAGTCCAGACCCCAGAGGCATCATTAACTCCAGCGGCTGCAGCAGTGGAGGAGAAGgtcttagaagaaactgccaaGATTGTAGAAACCACGGAAACTCGGGAATCTGCAGACACACAGTTAGTACCCGAAGAAGAATCCTCCGAAAAAGATAAAGACTTGACCGCCCAGCCAGGGGACATCGAGGCGCCCACAGGGACTGAGGCTCAGCTGGAGTCCGCACCCATGACCACAGCGGCTGCGCCTGAAGGAGGCATCAGTGCTGacctggaaggagagaaaagccCACCCCGGAGACCGTCCCCGGAGGAAGAGGGCGCACCCAGTGCTGGTCCAGAAGTCCAAGGGAGTGAAACAAGAAAGGGAGATGGAAAGGCTGAAACCGAGATTTCGAAACTTGAGACTGAGAGCAGTAAACTTGTACAAAATGTAATCCAGACGGTTGTTGACCAGTTAGTGAGCTCGGAAGAAACAGCCGCTGATTTCCAGACACAGGCCCCACCGATGATCGCCGACGCCCCGGAGGGGAGGGCGCACCCTGAGACCGAAGAAGGGGAGCCGCAGGCCACTGCACGGGATGGAACTCAAGCTGTGGTGGCCAACGGAGAAGCCACACTCACCGCCGGGGAACAGGCCCATTCCGACGTGTGCGAAGCTGTGAGTGAAGCTTCAGTTGAGGTGGCAAGTGTTGAGGTAGAACCTTCCAGCATAAATGACCAGCAGCTCGAAGAGGCAGTTCTCCtgtcagaggaaaagaaagaagcaaccGGGATCGAGTCTGTTGCAGAAGATGGTGATCGTGCCGGCTTAGAAGAAAGGCTAGAGGGGTCCCTCTCTGAACCCCAAGAAGATGAAAAAGGTCATGTTGTTGAGCGGGAAAATCAGCACTCAGCCCTGGAAGGTGTGGCGGCCCCAGGAGGCTTGAGCAAAGAGTCCCCTGACACAGATGGACCAACactgaaggagaaggaaggtggcCAGGAAGTAgaatttccagaaggaaaaatcCACAGCGAGTTAGAAGAAGAGATCAAAACTGAAACGCAGGATGACACTCAGAAACAGGAGGGAGAACCGACAAAATCCGAACCCACGGGATCCTAA
- the AKAP12 gene encoding A-kinase anchor protein 12 isoform X2 — translation MLGIITITVGQRESEDVNERASDKVMAAGSVVAQDLAKDGQEEMPEIIDQIPSSESNLEELIQPTDSQANDVGFKKVFKFVGFKFTVKKDKTEKSDTVQLLTVKKEEGEGSGAADGAGDHQEPSQETGQAAAKDSELKQSTEKPEETLKHEPSNTEISLQAESGQAAEEGKEDGEDKQKEPTKSPESPASPVASETASPFKKFFTQGWAGWRKKTSFRKPKEEELEASEKKKDQEPEKGDMQEPEKIEDPSEKVAASEQERPQEISESVDAARLSAEFEQVELPSEDQVQGPPEERPAPLATEVFDDKVEIVAEVHVRMPEKKTEEEKAEGEAVEPLPSEKGVDSQAELEKAEPPEEPGKMKAMCTPGGDHPQPADLSPEEKAPSAHPEGVASEADMLSSQERMKVQGSPLKKLFTSTGLKKLSGKKQKGKRGGGGDEESGEHHQVAAESPDSADEQKGESSASSPEEPEEIACLEKGLADTQQEGEAEEGTTSDGEKKREGVTPWASFKKMVTPKKRVRRLSESDKEDELEKVKSATLSSTESAASEMQEEAKGSGEEQKPEEPKRRVDTSVSWEALICVGSSKKRARKASSSDDEGEPKTMGGDGQKPDDAGKDKETGPDAALASSQEQDQGPGSPSPEQAGSPTEGEGVSTWESFKRLVTPRKKSKSKLEEKSEDAVPGSVAEHSTSDAEPGKEESWVSIKKFIPGRRKKRSDGKAEHATAEDVGPPEVNEDDSDVPAVVPLSEYDAVEREKIEAQQAQKSEEKPEQLVAVAVSEELSTNLVHGMKVTVLDGARAVSSVEERSPSWISASVTETLEETEEEAKPLTGEVLEGEVLAEETSVVTKTLPEGQDATDDTVVSEAELTSEAVTAAEGAEAFCAEEAAEASGAEETTDMVSAVSQLTDSPETTEEATPVQEVEGGVPDLEDQERRTQEVLRAVAEKVREGSPLPDSRGPEDMIQTTGDVEAKILEKLDGAEEDAPGLDLKKESDAVLEVKAQEAKAETLTQAEVVVQATPEGFEKVPAVTDSVDSSEPRSTCQAETLVGVKSELILEQAVAPDSAETLTDSETNGSTPVADLEALPGTQQEQILEMREDSQVPEAEAVSVPEQLPPTPASFPSQEEIKGHSETEEVLEHIDKEVPVETVPILSKMDAIEEEGQFTGGESREKALLEGPVTGADLKTTESQETSEVVLEDEAPKESEFQKDDDIEVHSPTPSPAPVQGEEIVQEEEVEPAQATQEELEQKPAVTTSEELHKHLEQTDGVAVLHGEEEVTAWEGSPRPVQEEAVRTEVQVQTPEASLTPAAAAVEEKVLEETAKIVETTETRESADTQLVPEEESSEKDKDLTAQPGDIEAPTGTEAQLESAPMTTAAAPEGGISADLEGEKSPPRRPSPEEEGAPSAGPEVQGSETRKGDGKAETEISKLETESSKLVQNVIQTVVDQLVSSEETAADFQTQAPPMIADAPEGRAHPETEEGEPQATARDGTQAVVANGEATLTAGEQAHSDVCEAVSEASVEVASVEVEPSSINDQQLEEAVLLSEEKKEATGIESVAEDGDRAGLEERLEGSLSEPQEDEKGHVVERENQHSALEGVAAPGGLSKESPDTDGPTLKEKEGGQEVEFPEGKIHSELEEEIKTETQDDTQKQEGEPTKSEPTGS, via the coding sequence TTGGACAGAGAGAGTCTGAAGATGTGAATGAAAGAGCCTCAGATAAGGTGATGGCTGCTGGCTCCGTGGTCGCTCAAGACCTAGCAAAGGATGGGCAGGAGGAAATGCCTGAAATCATCGACCAGATTCCGTCTTCAGAAAGCAATTTAGAAGAGCTGATACAACCTACTGATTCCCAGGCTAATGATGTTGGATTTAAGAAGGTGTTTAAGTTTGTTGGCTTTAAATTCACTGTCAAAAAGGATAAGACCGAGAAGTCAGACACTGTGCAGCTACTCACTGTCaaaaaagaggaaggggaaggatcAGGAGCAGCAGACGGGGCTGGTGACCACCAGGAACCCAGCCAGGAGACCGGACAGGCAGCAGCCAAAGACAGTGAATTAAAACAATCCACAGAGAAACCCGAAGAAACCCTTAAGCATGAGCCAAGCAACACAGAGATTTCTCTCCAGGCTGAGTCTGGTCAAGCAGCAGAGGAAGGCAAAGAGGACggggaagataaacaaaaagaaccCACCAAATCTCCAGAGTCTCCAGCTAGTCCGGTGGCCAGCGAAACAGCATCACCCTTCAAAAAGTTCTTCACACAAGGCTGGGCTGGCTGGAGGAAAAAGACCAGTTTCAGGAAGCcgaaggaggaggagctggaagcttcagagaagaaaaaggaccAAGAGCCTGAAAAAGGAGACATGCAGGAACCGGAAAAGATAGAAGATCCCTCGGAGAAAGTGGCAGCTTCCGAGCAAGAGCGCCCCCAGGAGATCTCCGAGAGCGTTGACGCTGCCAGACTGTCCGCAGAATTTGAACAAGTCGAGCTGCCCTCTGAAGATCAAGTGCAGGGACCCCCCGAAGAAAGACCCGCCCCTTTAGCCACAGAAGTATTTGATGATAAGGTAGAGATTGTGGCCGAAGTCCACGTTAGGAtgccagagaagaagacagaagaggagaaggctgagggagaagcagtggaGCCCTTGCCGTCTGAGAAAGGGGTAGACTCCCAGGCTGAGCTCGAGAAAGCCGAGCCTCCTGAGGAGCCGGGGAAGATGAAAGCAATGTGTACCCCCGGAGGGGACCACCCCCAGCCGGCCGACCTGAGCCCCGAGGAGAAAGCGCCCTCTGCACACCCGGAGGGCGTCGCGAGTGAGGCAGACATGCTGTCCTCCCAAGAGAGAATGAAAGTGCAAGGAAGCCCTTTAAAGAAACTTTTTACCAGCACTGGCTTAAAAAAGCTTtctggaaagaaacagaaagggaagagaggaggagggggggatGAAGAGTCGGGGGAGCACCACCAGGTCGCAGCGGAGTCTCCGGACAGTGCAGATGAACAGAAGGGCGAGAGCTCTGCCTCGTCCCCGGAGGAACCGGAGGAGATCGCGTGTCTAGAGAAAGGCCTGGCGGACACCCAGCAGGAGGGGGAGGCTGAGGAAGGGACTACCTCCGacggggagaagaagagagaaggtgtTACTCCCTGGGCATCTTTCAAAAAGATGGTGACGCCCAAGAAACGTGTTAGAAGGCTTTCTGAAAGTGACAAAGAAGACGAGTTGGAGAAAGTCAAGAGCGCCACCTTGTCTTCTACGGAGAGCGCGGCCTCCGAGATGCAGGAGGAAGCCAAGGGAAGTGGAGAAGAGCAGAAGCCGGAAGAACCCAAGCGCCGGGTTGATACCTCAGTATCGTGGGAAGCTTTGATTTGTGTGGGATCATCcaagaagagagcaagaaaagcaTCATCTTCCGATGATGAAGGGGAACCGAAAACGATGGGAGGAGATGGCCAGAAACCAGATGATgcaggaaaagacaaagaaaccgGACCGGACGCTGCGCTTGCCAGTTCTCAGGAACAGGATCAAGGGCCGGGCAGCCCCTCACCTGAGCAAGCTGGCAGCCCCACCGAAGGAGAGGGGGTTTCCACCTGGGAGTCCTTTAAAAGGTTAGTCACTCCAAGGAAAAAATCGAAGTCGAAACTGGAAGAGAAAAGCGAAGATGCTGTACCTGGGTCTGTTGCAGAACATTCCACGTCAGATGCTGAGCCTGGGAAAGAAGAGTCTTGGGTTTCCATTAAGAAATTTATTCCTGGACGAAGGAAGAAAAGGTCAGACGGGAAAGCAGAACACGCCACGGCTGAGGATGTGGGGCCGCCAGAGGTCAACGAAGATGACTCCGATGTCCCGGCCGTGGTACCTCTGTCTGAGTATGATGCggtggaaagggagaaaatcgAAGCTCAGCAAGCCCAAAAAAGCGAGGAGAAGCCCGAGCAGCTGGTAGCTGTTGCTGTGTCGGAAGAGCTCAGTACGAATCTGGTTCATGGCATGAAGGTGACTGTCCTCGACGGGGCAAGGGCTGTTAGCAGTGTCGAAGAGAGGTCGCCGTCTTGGATATCCGCTTCGGTGACAGAAACTCttgaagaaacagaagaggaagccaAACCCCTAACTGGGGAGGTACTTGAAGGAGAGGTCCTTGCAGAAGAAACCTCCGTTGTTACCAAAACTCTGCCAGAGGGCCAAGATGCCACTGATGACACGGTTGTGAGCGAGGCGGAATTAACTTCAGAGGCCGTGACAGCTGCAGAAGGGGCGGAGGCATTTTGTGCTGAAGAAGCCGCAGAAGCATCGGGGGCTGAAGAGACCACTGACATGGTCTCAGCTGTTTCTCAGCTCACCGACTCTCCAGAAACCACAGAGGAAGCAACACCCGTTCAGGAGGTGGAAGGCGGTGTGCCAGATCTGGAAGACCAAGAGAGGCGGACTCAAGAGGTCCTGCGGGCAGTTGCGGAGAAAGTTCGAGAAGGCTCACCGCTGCCTGATAGCCGGGGGCCAGAAGACATGATTCAGACAACAGGGGACGTAGAAGCCAAAATACTGGAGAAGCTGGATGGAGCCGAAGAGGATGCTCCAGGGCTAGACCTGAAGAAAGAGTCAGATGCAGTGTTGGAAGTGAAGGCACAGGAAGCTAAAGCTGAGACTTTGACACAAGCCGAAGTAGTCGTGCAGGCCACCCCAGAAGGCTTTGAGAAAGTTCCTGCAGTCACAGACAGTGTGGACTCCAGTGAGCCTAGAAGCACTTGTCAAGCTGAAACCTTGGTTGGGGTAAAATCAGAGTTGATTCTGGAACAGGCTGTTGCTCCTGACTCCGCTGAAACCCTTACAGACAGCGAGACCAACGGAAGCACCCCAGTAGCAGATCTCGAAGCTCTCCCTGGAACACAGCAGGAGCAGATCCTGGAGATGCGCGAAGATTCTCAGGTCccagaagcagaagcagtttCTGTTCCCGAACAGCTGCCTCCAACACCTGCTAGTTTTCCATCCCAGGAAGAAATTAAAGGACATTCAGAAACAGAAGAGGTTCTAGAACATATAGACAAAGAGGTACCGGTGGAAACCGTACCCATTCTTTCAAAGATGGATGCGATTGAAGAGGAAGGTCAATTTACcggtggggagagcagagagaaagcGCTTCTCGAAGGCCCTGTCACAGGTGCAGACCTCAAGACCACTGAGAGTCAGGAAACAAGTGAAGTTGTCCTTGAAGATGAAGCTCCTAAAGAATCTGAATTTCAAAAGGATGACGACATCGAAGTCCACAGCCCTACACCATCTCCAGCCCCAGTGCAGGGAGAAGAAATTGttcaagaagaagaagtagaGCCAGCTCAAGCCACCCAAGAGGAACTCGAGCAAAAACCAGCTGTGACCACATCTGAGGAGCTTCATAAGCACCTGGAGCAGACAGACGGCGTGGCCGTCCTCCACGGGGAAGAGGAGGTTACCGCTTGGGAAGGTTCTCCCCGGCCAGTGCAGGAGGAAGCGGTACGCACAGAAGTTCAAGTCCAGACCCCAGAGGCATCATTAACTCCAGCGGCTGCAGCAGTGGAGGAGAAGgtcttagaagaaactgccaaGATTGTAGAAACCACGGAAACTCGGGAATCTGCAGACACACAGTTAGTACCCGAAGAAGAATCCTCCGAAAAAGATAAAGACTTGACCGCCCAGCCAGGGGACATCGAGGCGCCCACAGGGACTGAGGCTCAGCTGGAGTCCGCACCCATGACCACAGCGGCTGCGCCTGAAGGAGGCATCAGTGCTGacctggaaggagagaaaagccCACCCCGGAGACCGTCCCCGGAGGAAGAGGGCGCACCCAGTGCTGGTCCAGAAGTCCAAGGGAGTGAAACAAGAAAGGGAGATGGAAAGGCTGAAACCGAGATTTCGAAACTTGAGACTGAGAGCAGTAAACTTGTACAAAATGTAATCCAGACGGTTGTTGACCAGTTAGTGAGCTCGGAAGAAACAGCCGCTGATTTCCAGACACAGGCCCCACCGATGATCGCCGACGCCCCGGAGGGGAGGGCGCACCCTGAGACCGAAGAAGGGGAGCCGCAGGCCACTGCACGGGATGGAACTCAAGCTGTGGTGGCCAACGGAGAAGCCACACTCACCGCCGGGGAACAGGCCCATTCCGACGTGTGCGAAGCTGTGAGTGAAGCTTCAGTTGAGGTGGCAAGTGTTGAGGTAGAACCTTCCAGCATAAATGACCAGCAGCTCGAAGAGGCAGTTCTCCtgtcagaggaaaagaaagaagcaaccGGGATCGAGTCTGTTGCAGAAGATGGTGATCGTGCCGGCTTAGAAGAAAGGCTAGAGGGGTCCCTCTCTGAACCCCAAGAAGATGAAAAAGGTCATGTTGTTGAGCGGGAAAATCAGCACTCAGCCCTGGAAGGTGTGGCGGCCCCAGGAGGCTTGAGCAAAGAGTCCCCTGACACAGATGGACCAACactgaaggagaaggaaggtggcCAGGAAGTAgaatttccagaaggaaaaatcCACAGCGAGTTAGAAGAAGAGATCAAAACTGAAACGCAGGATGACACTCAGAAACAGGAGGGAGAACCGACAAAATCCGAACCCACGGGATCCTAA